The Sagittula stellata E-37 sequence ATGTCCGCGAACCGCGCACGCATGGCCTCTCCCATCGAGGTCGACCGGGCAAGAAGCCCTTCGGACTCGATGGCCTCGATGGCGGCAAGCGCGGCAGCACAGGCGACCGGATTGCCCCCGTAGGTGCCGCCCAGACCGCCCGGGGCCATGGCGTCCATCACGTCGGCGCGGCCCACGACACCGGCGATCGGATATCCGCCAGCCATGCTTTTGGCGACGGTGATCAGGTCGGGTGCCACGCCGGAGTGTTCCACCGCGAACCACGTTCCGGTGCGGCCGAAGCCGGCCTGGATCTCGTCGGAGATCAGCAGGATGCCCTCACGGTCGCAGATTGCCCGCAGGGCTTGGAACAGCTCGGCGGGTACAGGATGGTAGCCGCCTTCGCCAAGCACCGGTTCAAGAATGATTGCGGCCACCCGGTCGGGCTGCGCATCGGTAAGGAAGAGCGTTTCGAGCGCGCGGATCGAATCGGCGACAGTGATACCGTCACGCTGGCTCGGGAACGGAACGCGGTAGAGATCGGTCGGGAAAGGCCCGACATCACGCTTGTAGGGCGAAACCTTGCCAGTCAGGCCAAGGGTCAACAGCGTGCGACCATGATACCCGGCAGTGAAGGCGATCACGCCCGGGCGTCCCGTGGCGGCACGGGCGATCTTGACCGCGTTCTCAACGGCCTCGGCACCGGTGGTGACGAGCAACGACTTCTTCGGAAAGTCGCCGGGTGCCAGTGCGTTCAGTTTCTCGGCCAGAGCGACATAGGGTTCGTAGGGAACAACCTGGAACGACGTGTGGGTAAACCGGTCTTCCTGAGCCTTGGCAGCGGCGATCACGTCGGGATGACGGTGCCCGGTGTTCAGCACGGCGATGCCGCCGGCGAAGTCGATGAACCGGTTGCCTTCGACATCCCAGAGCTCTGCATTCTCGGCACGGTCGGCAAAGACCGGAGCGGCAGAGGCCACGCCGCGCGCGACGGCGGCTTCGCGACGGGCGAGCAGGGCTGCGTTTGATGCGGATGACGTCCGGCTCGTGACCGAAGGTGCCGACTTGACCTTCTCCGTCACGGGACGCTTTTTTGCGGTTGTGGCCGACGATTTGGGCGCGCTGCGGGAGCGGCCTTTGCGCGGTTCAGTTGCAGTGGTCATGGCGGGTCTCCCTGCGCTCGATGCAATCAATATACTTGATGCTTGGCCACTTTATTTGTCAACCGATTTGGCGGCCGCCACCTTCTTGAGCGGAGCGACGCCTGCAACTATCTGAATTCGCTTGCTTCAAGAATTCAGTTGACCGTCTGAAAATCCCGTCGCTTAATAAAATTGACAAGACGACAAAGGAGATTCATCGCTTGGACATTGGCGGAAGGCTTCGGGAAGTGCGCGAATCGCGCGGAATGTCCCAGCGTGACCTGGCCGGTCGTGCCGGACTGACCAGCAGCGCGATTTCCCTGATCGAACAGAACAAGTCCAGCCCCTCCGTCGCTTCTCTCAAGCGGCTGCTCGACGCCATACCGATGAACCTGTCCGAGTTCTTCTCGGTTGTCGAACAGCGCAAGACGCCGAAGTACTTCTACGCGCCGGACGAATACATCGAACTTTCCCCGCAGGATATCGGGCTGGGCGTCGGCGCTGCCCGTGTGTCCTTGCGGCAACTTGGCGACGCCTCGCGGCACTCGCTTCAGGTCCTGCACGAAACATATCCCGCCGGCTCGGACACTGGTCCGGAGCTGCTGCGGCACGAAGGAGAAGAGGCGGGCATCGTCGTGTCCGGGTTGATCGAAGTGACGGTCGCCGACCAGATACGGGTGCTCAATCCGGGAGACGGTTATCTGTTCAGCAGCCAGCTCCCGCACCGGTTCCGCAATATCAGCGATGCCCCATGCGTGGTCATCAGTGCCTGCACACCGCCAACGTTTTGATAACCCCGGCGCAACACCGTGTCGCGACGTGCGTCAAGCGGGTCGGTTTGGACTTTGGCTTGTCAAGCTGTGAAAGGCTGCTAGCCTTTTCCGTACCAACGGGGCCGCATGCAAGAATAGCAAGCGGTCCAAGAAACAGGGAGAACATGATGAAATCATTCAGAATCGCCACTTTGGGCGCGGCCATTGCCATGATCGGCACCGTCGCGACCGCCGAAGACCGTTTCATCACCATCGGCACCGGCGGCCAGACAGGCGTGTACTATGTGGTGGGGCAATCCATCTGTCGACTGGTCAACCGGAACACGGCTGAAACCGGCATCAAGTGCACCGCGCCGTCGACCGGCGGTTCCATCGCGAACATCAACGCGATTGCCGCAGGCGACATGGACATGGGCGTGGCCCAGTCCGACTGGCAGTACCACGCCTACAACGGTACGTCCGAATTCGAGGGCAAGCAGTTCGACAAGGAACGCGCCGTCTT is a genomic window containing:
- the gabT gene encoding 4-aminobutyrate--2-oxoglutarate transaminase; translation: MTTATEPRKGRSRSAPKSSATTAKKRPVTEKVKSAPSVTSRTSSASNAALLARREAAVARGVASAAPVFADRAENAELWDVEGNRFIDFAGGIAVLNTGHRHPDVIAAAKAQEDRFTHTSFQVVPYEPYVALAEKLNALAPGDFPKKSLLVTTGAEAVENAVKIARAATGRPGVIAFTAGYHGRTLLTLGLTGKVSPYKRDVGPFPTDLYRVPFPSQRDGITVADSIRALETLFLTDAQPDRVAAIILEPVLGEGGYHPVPAELFQALRAICDREGILLISDEIQAGFGRTGTWFAVEHSGVAPDLITVAKSMAGGYPIAGVVGRADVMDAMAPGGLGGTYGGNPVACAAALAAIEAIESEGLLARSTSMGEAMRARFADMGARVAPYRMWDIRGIGAMLAVEFVTDFETATPDAALTKAVVAHALKRGLILLACGMHGNAVRIMVPLTASDAIIDEGMAIFEAALAAAMADQAAS
- a CDS encoding cupin domain-containing protein gives rise to the protein MSQRDLAGRAGLTSSAISLIEQNKSSPSVASLKRLLDAIPMNLSEFFSVVEQRKTPKYFYAPDEYIELSPQDIGLGVGAARVSLRQLGDASRHSLQVLHETYPAGSDTGPELLRHEGEEAGIVVSGLIEVTVADQIRVLNPGDGYLFSSQLPHRFRNISDAPCVVISACTPPTF